A stretch of the Desulfobacter sp. genome encodes the following:
- a CDS encoding IS256 family transposase has translation MTEENTEFDFQKALKGIQEGKPFTGKGGVLTSLIKNLAEAALEGELESHLGQEVSANRRNGKSKKTIKSLDGKFELETPRDRAGTFSPQIVKKHQTTLSDEIERKIIALYGLGMSYNDMASHLQEIYGLEISNATLSTITDKIIHTVKEWQARPLENVYPIVWLDAIHYKVRENGKVGSKAVYTILGVNIEGRKEVLGLYISENEGANFWLQVLTDLSNRGVKDILIACVDGLKGFPEAIETIFPDTEVQLCVVHQIRNSLKYVGSKNKKEFMADLKRVYKAVNKDLAEEELDILENKWNDKYPIVIKSWRNNWERLSHFFKYPEEIRRIIYTTNTIEAVHRQFRKLTKTKGSFPNQDSLLKLLYMGIQNASKKWTMPIQNWSLTISQLAIFFEGRLDKELGI, from the coding sequence ATGACCGAAGAAAACACCGAATTTGATTTTCAAAAAGCCCTTAAAGGCATCCAGGAAGGTAAACCCTTCACAGGTAAGGGCGGCGTCCTTACATCATTAATCAAAAATCTTGCTGAAGCTGCTCTTGAAGGAGAGTTGGAGTCCCATCTCGGGCAGGAAGTTTCTGCCAACCGCCGTAATGGAAAAAGCAAAAAGACCATTAAATCCCTGGATGGTAAATTTGAGCTGGAAACCCCGCGTGACAGGGCCGGAACCTTCTCTCCACAGATCGTCAAAAAACATCAGACAACGCTCAGCGATGAAATTGAAAGAAAGATAATAGCCCTTTACGGCCTGGGCATGAGTTATAATGATATGGCTTCCCATTTACAGGAAATCTATGGACTTGAGATTTCAAATGCCACTCTGAGCACCATTACCGATAAAATCATCCATACCGTCAAAGAATGGCAGGCCAGGCCGTTGGAAAATGTGTACCCAATCGTATGGCTTGATGCCATACATTATAAAGTACGAGAAAACGGAAAGGTCGGCAGCAAAGCCGTTTACACAATTCTTGGGGTGAATATCGAGGGCCGCAAAGAGGTTCTTGGGCTGTACATATCCGAGAATGAGGGTGCGAACTTCTGGCTGCAGGTGTTAACAGACCTTTCAAACCGAGGGGTAAAAGATATCCTGATTGCCTGTGTTGATGGTCTAAAAGGTTTTCCCGAGGCCATTGAGACCATATTCCCGGACACAGAAGTTCAACTCTGCGTAGTCCACCAGATCCGAAATTCATTGAAATACGTTGGTTCCAAAAATAAAAAGGAATTTATGGCAGATCTAAAACGTGTTTATAAAGCGGTCAATAAGGATCTGGCCGAAGAAGAACTGGATATCTTGGAAAATAAATGGAATGACAAATACCCGATTGTGATAAAATCCTGGCGGAACAACTGGGAACGCCTCAGTCATTTCTTTAAATATCCAGAAGAGATTCGACGGATAATATACACCACAAATACCATTGAGGCTGTGCATCGACAGTTTCGAAAACTGACCAAAACAAAGGGATCATTCCCGAACCAGGACAGCCTGTTAAAGCTGCTTTACATGGGGATCCAGAACGCCAGTAAAAAATGGACAATGCCGATTCAAAATTGGTCACTGACAATTTCCCAGTTGGCAATTTTCTTTGAAGGCCGGCTGGATAAAGAGCTGGGAATTTGA
- a CDS encoding branched-chain amino acid ABC transporter permease, with protein sequence MDMKRNYYEDVQLLTSPVVIFWFALLLVFLLCLPFVVTNYYVYVANYIAINIIVAAGLNLLVGYTGQISLGHAGFFAIGAYGTVILMSKAGFPFFLALPCAGLTAAGFGFLLGLPALRLEGPYLSIATLGFGLTITQIIGRIEMFGGREGLHTPDIVMGPWIIDTDKEFYYLLITLTLFLVLLMRNLIKTRVGRAFIAIRDADIAAQTMGVNIVYYKTLAFAVSAFYTGIGGGLYAFVLKFIEPEIFTLMMSIMFLAMVVVGGLGSMMGSICGAALLCWLDLKLRNILDIPLVGDWLETLSKSWFSITGVSNIQYIVFGSIMVAIMLFEPLGLYGVWLRTKRYWRTWPF encoded by the coding sequence ATGGATATGAAGCGGAATTATTACGAAGATGTTCAGTTGCTCACCTCTCCTGTTGTGATTTTCTGGTTTGCTCTCCTCCTGGTTTTTCTTCTCTGTCTTCCCTTTGTTGTGACAAATTATTATGTCTATGTTGCCAACTACATTGCCATCAATATCATTGTGGCGGCAGGACTCAACCTTTTGGTGGGATATACCGGTCAGATCAGTTTGGGACATGCGGGATTTTTCGCCATTGGGGCATACGGCACCGTGATTCTCATGTCCAAGGCAGGCTTCCCTTTTTTTCTGGCGCTCCCCTGTGCCGGGCTGACCGCAGCCGGATTCGGGTTTCTCCTGGGCCTGCCCGCCCTCCGTTTGGAAGGGCCCTATCTTTCCATCGCCACCCTGGGATTCGGCCTGACCATCACCCAGATCATCGGCAGGATAGAAATGTTCGGGGGCAGGGAAGGGCTGCACACCCCCGATATTGTCATGGGACCCTGGATCATCGACACGGACAAAGAATTCTATTATCTTCTCATCACCCTCACCCTTTTCCTTGTCCTGCTCATGCGGAATCTGATCAAAACCCGAGTGGGACGGGCATTTATCGCAATCCGTGATGCAGATATCGCCGCCCAGACCATGGGGGTGAACATCGTATACTACAAGACCCTGGCCTTTGCGGTCTCTGCCTTTTACACAGGAATCGGGGGCGGACTCTACGCCTTTGTCCTCAAATTTATCGAGCCTGAAATATTCACCCTGATGATGTCCATCATGTTCCTGGCCATGGTGGTGGTCGGGGGCTTAGGTTCCATGATGGGATCTATCTGCGGCGCGGCCCTGCTCTGCTGGCTGGATCTTAAGCTGAGAAATATTCTGGATATCCCTTTGGTGGGGGACTGGCTGGAAACCCTGTCCAAATCCTGGTTTTCCATCACCGGGGTCTCCAATATCCAGTATATCGTATTCGGATCCATCATGGTGGCCATCATGCTCTTCGAGCCTTTGGGACTTTACGGGGTATGGCTCAGGACCAAGCGATACTGGCGTACCTGGCCTTTTTAA
- a CDS encoding ABC transporter substrate-binding protein, translating to MTALKVVTPSRSPKLNQAAMEAVKKALHVPGPGRPRSSVMGLILLFWIASLIFAQVPAEAKTILKDMVGRRVEIPENVTTIVTTIVTTFKPATIMAYCLGLEQKICGMDNSSRKSPLLQAIYPGTRKIIGVGQKATGINMETLVGLAPDLVILFSQKNGRVLADRLNTLGIPAIVIVPETFDSIKTAMDIMGKATGTYDKSRAAAQEMDKILGITDQRIARLDPLMKKTGYFASPMGFYSTATGAMLQHKIFKRASIINVAGGLEGYFQRISPEQLVRWNPNIIVLSSHMAETELKGLNMPPPPWTGSQPCLQGRFSDAPLPWHPGTFPLPSLCWPPSGWPKRHIQNNLSA from the coding sequence ATGACCGCCCTCAAGGTGGTGACCCCCTCCAGAAGCCCCAAGCTTAACCAGGCCGCCATGGAAGCCGTTAAAAAGGCCTTACACGTCCCTGGCCCCGGCAGGCCCCGGTCATCAGTCATGGGCCTGATCCTCTTGTTTTGGATCGCATCCTTAATCTTTGCACAGGTTCCGGCAGAGGCAAAGACCATTCTCAAGGACATGGTCGGACGCCGGGTTGAAATCCCTGAAAATGTCACCACCATTGTCACCACCATTGTCACCACCTTTAAGCCGGCCACCATCATGGCCTATTGCCTGGGCCTTGAACAAAAAATCTGCGGCATGGACAACTCCTCAAGAAAAAGTCCTCTGCTCCAGGCGATTTATCCGGGTACCCGAAAAATCATCGGGGTAGGACAAAAAGCCACAGGGATCAACATGGAAACCCTTGTGGGACTGGCTCCTGACCTGGTAATTCTCTTCTCCCAAAAAAACGGACGGGTTCTGGCAGACCGCCTGAACACCCTGGGTATTCCCGCCATTGTCATTGTGCCCGAGACCTTTGACAGCATCAAAACAGCCATGGATATCATGGGAAAAGCCACGGGGACTTACGATAAAAGCAGGGCCGCTGCCCAGGAGATGGACAAGATCCTCGGCATAACAGACCAGAGAATTGCCCGCCTGGATCCCTTGATGAAAAAAACCGGATATTTCGCCTCTCCCATGGGCTTTTACTCCACAGCCACAGGCGCCATGCTCCAGCACAAAATTTTTAAACGGGCCAGCATTATCAATGTTGCAGGCGGCCTTGAAGGATATTTCCAGAGAATCTCACCGGAACAGCTGGTCAGGTGGAACCCGAATATCATTGTATTGTCCAGCCATATGGCCGAAACCGAACTCAAAGGATTGAATATGCCCCCCCCCCCCTGGACCGGGTCTCAGCCGTGTCTTCAGGGTCGGTTTTCCGATGCCCCTCTTCCCTGGCACCCTGGGACTTTCCCTCTCCCCTCTCTGTGCTGGCCACCCTCTGGCTGGCCCAAAAGGCATATCCAGAACAATTTATCGGCATAG
- a CDS encoding GAF domain-containing protein produces MNTQMAMDENKSGNRAQQRSLEKTLAVLFEISNAVSHTRNLEEFYGVIHKALDTILCVDNFFIALYDPVKDLLKFPYYVNETSSPPLEISNFSKTQTLIGQVIQTRTPMIFDGKESLETACGHNNGRPFKVWLGSPLIVKNRVIGVMSIQDYASATAFHSGDLSLLNSVSQHVALAIERKEAETQIKDQGQILEKILESSPVGIALIEDRLFKWVNTEMVRMFGYRSKQEFENQNVKMVYGASQDFILAGKTIYQGIAPTEKVDYEINMIKQDGSLFPVHVRLNSTRIHSPLSWTIGTFIDISQRRAAEKETFERERLQGVLEMAGAVCHEINQPLQAILGYSELLLMDPCSPSSKKSLSSIKSQASRLGSITTTLANITQYKTVDYPGNTKIVDIWGAAPKTGAKS; encoded by the coding sequence TTGAATACACAAATGGCCATGGACGAAAATAAGTCTGGAAACAGAGCGCAGCAGCGGAGTCTGGAAAAGACCCTTGCCGTTCTTTTTGAAATATCCAATGCAGTCTCCCATACCCGAAATTTAGAAGAATTCTATGGTGTTATCCACAAAGCCCTGGACACCATCCTCTGTGTGGATAATTTTTTTATCGCCCTGTATGACCCGGTCAAAGATCTTTTGAAATTTCCCTATTATGTCAATGAAACCTCTTCTCCCCCTTTGGAAATTTCAAATTTCAGCAAGACCCAAACCCTTATCGGCCAAGTGATTCAGACAAGAACCCCCATGATTTTTGATGGAAAAGAGAGTCTGGAAACAGCCTGTGGTCATAACAATGGCCGGCCATTCAAGGTCTGGCTCGGCAGCCCCTTGATTGTAAAAAACCGGGTGATCGGTGTCATGTCCATTCAGGATTATGCCTCGGCCACCGCCTTTCATTCAGGGGATTTAAGCCTGCTCAACTCGGTTTCCCAGCACGTGGCTCTGGCCATTGAGCGAAAAGAGGCGGAAACCCAGATTAAGGACCAGGGACAGATTCTGGAAAAGATTTTGGAATCTTCGCCCGTGGGTATTGCCCTGATTGAGGACCGGCTGTTTAAATGGGTGAACACGGAAATGGTCCGGATGTTCGGATACCGCTCAAAGCAGGAATTTGAGAACCAGAATGTCAAGATGGTTTACGGGGCCAGCCAGGATTTTATACTGGCCGGAAAAACAATCTACCAGGGGATTGCCCCAACCGAAAAAGTGGATTATGAAATTAATATGATAAAACAGGACGGGTCCTTGTTTCCCGTTCATGTCCGGCTCAATTCAACCCGGATCCACAGCCCCCTCTCATGGACCATTGGCACCTTTATTGATATTTCCCAGCGAAGGGCTGCTGAAAAGGAGACCTTTGAGCGGGAACGGCTTCAGGGAGTGCTGGAGATGGCAGGGGCGGTCTGCCATGAAATCAATCAGCCCCTCCAGGCCATTCTCGGATATTCAGAGCTTTTGCTCATGGATCCGTGCTCTCCCAGTTCCAAAAAAAGCCTAAGTTCCATCAAATCCCAGGCCAGCCGGCTGGGAAGCATTACCACCACCCTGGCCAATATTACCCAGTATAAAACCGTGGATTATCCCGGAAATACCAAAATCGTGGATATTTGGGGTGCTGCTCCCAAGACCGGGGCAAAAAGCTAA
- a CDS encoding biopolymer transporter ExbD: MKLFAKKAQPYQIQAPLTSLIDIVFLLLIYFMLTTNFIVEEGIKIKLPNAKASAPQVRREITVFVDKTGQAYMEKKPVPMAALFTQIKTRINGQPDQLVVIKADKTVILNKAVQVMDIAKAAGAARLCLATEKGL, from the coding sequence ATGAAGCTGTTTGCAAAAAAAGCTCAGCCCTACCAGATCCAGGCCCCCTTAACCTCCCTGATCGACATTGTGTTTTTGCTGCTCATCTATTTTATGCTGACCACCAATTTTATTGTGGAAGAGGGTATCAAGATCAAGCTGCCCAATGCCAAGGCATCAGCCCCCCAGGTCCGGCGCGAAATCACGGTGTTCGTGGACAAAACAGGCCAGGCCTATATGGAGAAAAAACCTGTTCCCATGGCGGCCCTGTTCACTCAGATCAAAACACGGATCAATGGGCAGCCCGACCAATTGGTCGTCATCAAGGCTGACAAGACCGTGATCCTGAACAAGGCCGTGCAGGTCATGGACATTGCCAAGGCAGCCGGAGCTGCACGGCTCTGTCTGGCCACGGAAAAAGGGCTGTAA
- a CDS encoding ABC transporter ATP-binding protein — protein sequence MDLTRTPVLECQDLCFSYAGTSIFKNISLKVDPGIFCAILGRNGSGKTTLIHCLNQTLVSESGQVKIQVKNIHDMRPGQIARQVSLVPQEQLDIFPFKVLDVVVMGRAPFLGLAQRPGPKDYDLAAQALDHLNAGHLADKAFNRISGGEKQITLLARALIQASDLLLLDEPCNHLDFNNQFHLLSKIKTLCRSRGISILASMHDQNLVALFADQVVMIRQGTILAQGRTARVMTSENISALYNIPVSALALNKTKDLFFPDALIKGSL from the coding sequence ATGGATTTAACCCGGACACCGGTTCTGGAATGCCAGGACCTTTGCTTTTCCTATGCAGGCACCTCAATATTCAAAAATATCTCCTTGAAGGTTGACCCTGGAATCTTCTGCGCAATCCTGGGCAGGAACGGCTCCGGCAAAACCACCCTGATCCATTGTCTGAACCAGACCCTTGTTTCGGAATCAGGCCAGGTGAAAATCCAGGTGAAAAACATCCATGATATGAGGCCGGGCCAGATTGCCCGGCAGGTCAGCCTGGTGCCCCAGGAACAATTGGATATTTTCCCCTTTAAGGTCCTGGATGTTGTGGTCATGGGAAGAGCCCCTTTCCTGGGCCTGGCCCAGCGCCCCGGCCCAAAAGACTATGATCTTGCCGCCCAGGCCCTTGACCATCTCAATGCCGGCCATTTGGCAGACAAAGCCTTTAACCGCATTTCAGGGGGGGAAAAACAAATCACCCTCCTGGCCCGGGCATTGATCCAGGCATCAGATCTTTTGCTTTTGGATGAACCCTGCAACCACCTGGATTTCAACAACCAATTCCATCTTCTCTCTAAAATAAAAACGCTTTGCCGTTCCAGGGGGATCAGCATTCTGGCCTCCATGCACGATCAAAACCTTGTGGCCCTGTTTGCCGACCAGGTGGTGATGATCCGCCAGGGAACCATTCTGGCCCAGGGCAGAACCGCCCGGGTCATGACCTCTGAAAACATTTCAGCTTTGTACAATATCCCGGTCTCAGCTCTGGCCTTAAATAAGACCAAAGACCTTTTTTTCCCCGATGCCCTGATAAAAGGATCACTATGA
- a CDS encoding lysophospholipid acyltransferase family protein, which yields MAHSFKQRTKAAIIGYSAAWLARLWFATVRITIINPKVYNDHFKQVGIPHHVVGSSWHRHSIFLFYFFRNLGDRLIMISRSLDGEMTAAIARQFGYTPVRGSSSKGGGQALQQMIEVMNKGDKTYLCGTAVDGPQGPPRKLKKGMVALAAQTGALFVPMACSGNRVITFSKAWDKTILPKPFSRMVIGFGEPVAIPQKIGGDQLNLLCQDLEDRLNRLTDRVDRLCGYTA from the coding sequence ATGGCCCACTCATTCAAGCAGAGAACCAAAGCCGCTATCATCGGGTATTCAGCCGCCTGGCTGGCCCGCCTATGGTTTGCCACCGTGAGGATAACCATTATCAACCCAAAGGTTTATAATGACCATTTTAAGCAGGTTGGCATTCCCCATCACGTGGTGGGTTCGTCCTGGCATCGGCATTCCATTTTTTTGTTTTATTTTTTTCGAAATCTCGGGGACCGGCTGATTATGATCAGCCGGAGTCTGGACGGAGAGATGACAGCGGCCATTGCCCGGCAGTTTGGTTATACCCCGGTAAGGGGATCCTCCTCCAAGGGTGGCGGTCAGGCCCTTCAGCAGATGATTGAGGTCATGAACAAGGGGGATAAAACATATCTTTGCGGCACTGCCGTAGACGGCCCCCAGGGCCCGCCACGGAAATTGAAAAAAGGCATGGTGGCCCTGGCCGCCCAGACCGGGGCGTTGTTTGTGCCCATGGCCTGTTCCGGAAACCGGGTCATCACCTTTTCCAAGGCCTGGGACAAAACCATACTTCCTAAACCGTTCAGCCGCATGGTCATCGGCTTTGGCGAGCCCGTGGCCATACCTCAGAAGATCGGCGGCGACCAGCTCAACCTCCTGTGCCAGGATCTGGAAGACCGGCTCAACCGGCTCACAGACCGGGTGGATCGTCTCTGTGGGTACACTGCCTGA
- a CDS encoding M48 family metallopeptidase, with translation MKLQGFFFDGKTARARPSTLVFNQGRITVQTDSKTDFILDCPIEDALFVPQLGQTRRIIKFSQGQRFETEDHPAVQQIEYDQGLNRTFFLIHFFETQWKTVLVCLLGLGILIAGLITQGLPLIATHIADKLPRDILDKTSLKAQTLIQEQMLKPSGLDPEKIKEIQTLFNALVRDMETKESDFSFSLHFGQSRAIGANAFALPSGTIFITDSLVTMAENTREIQGILIHEITHVTQRHALRNLIQNTGLFVIISLVAGDGASITGLAVSLPALLLESGYSQQFELDADAGVALYFKKNGWDIHPFEKILTRLTQHDPNLPGHSFISTHPRIDQRISNLRQIMSAETPLEQH, from the coding sequence ATGAAACTCCAAGGCTTTTTTTTTGACGGAAAAACAGCCCGGGCAAGACCGTCAACCCTGGTGTTTAATCAAGGCAGGATCACCGTTCAAACCGACAGCAAAACGGATTTTATCCTTGACTGCCCAATTGAAGACGCTCTTTTTGTGCCCCAATTGGGACAGACCCGGCGAATCATAAAATTCAGCCAGGGTCAGCGGTTTGAAACAGAAGACCACCCGGCTGTCCAGCAGATAGAATATGACCAGGGCCTGAACCGAACCTTTTTTCTCATCCATTTTTTTGAAACCCAATGGAAAACCGTTCTGGTCTGCCTGCTGGGACTTGGCATTCTCATTGCCGGACTTATTACCCAGGGACTTCCCCTGATTGCAACCCATATTGCTGACAAACTGCCCCGGGATATTTTGGACAAGACCAGCCTTAAGGCCCAAACACTTATCCAAGAACAAATGCTCAAGCCTTCAGGCCTTGATCCTGAAAAAATCAAGGAGATTCAAACCCTTTTCAACGCCCTGGTCAGGGATATGGAAACAAAGGAGTCAGATTTTTCATTTTCCCTTCACTTTGGACAGAGCAGGGCAATCGGGGCCAATGCGTTTGCACTGCCCTCAGGTACGATTTTTATAACCGATTCTTTGGTGACCATGGCAGAAAACACCCGGGAAATTCAGGGCATTCTCATTCATGAAATCACCCATGTCACCCAGAGGCATGCCTTGAGAAACCTTATCCAGAATACAGGGCTCTTTGTCATCATCTCTCTGGTGGCAGGAGACGGGGCATCAATTACCGGCCTGGCCGTCAGCCTGCCTGCCCTTTTGCTGGAATCGGGATATTCACAACAATTTGAACTTGACGCAGATGCCGGGGTGGCACTCTACTTCAAAAAAAACGGATGGGATATTCACCCCTTTGAAAAGATACTCACCCGACTGACACAACATGATCCAAACCTGCCCGGGCATTCCTTTATCTCCACACACCCAAGAATTGACCAGCGCATCAGCAACTTGAGACAAATCATGTCAGCTGAAACTCCCCTTGAACAACATTGA
- a CDS encoding ABC transporter substrate-binding protein, which translates to MKKGLIILSCLVFLAGASFSAMAGEGVTDKEIHIGQWGPQTGPAAAWGSVARGTGDYFKWINANGGIHGRKIVYHMFDDGYNPAKTKAGVKELQENTGIGRIPIFPVIPLALDCACLPSASGSSNALLYKMIAA; encoded by the coding sequence ATGAAAAAAGGATTGATTATTTTATCCTGTCTGGTTTTTCTAGCAGGCGCAAGTTTTTCGGCAATGGCCGGGGAGGGCGTCACCGACAAAGAAATCCATATCGGGCAGTGGGGACCCCAGACAGGTCCTGCCGCAGCCTGGGGATCCGTGGCCCGGGGCACCGGGGATTATTTTAAATGGATCAATGCCAACGGCGGCATCCACGGCAGAAAGATCGTCTACCACATGTTTGATGACGGGTATAACCCGGCCAAGACCAAGGCCGGGGTCAAAGAACTTCAGGAAAACACCGGCATCGGGCGCATTCCCATTTTCCCGGTTATACCGCTGGCACTGGATTGTGCATGTTTGCCATCTGCTTCAGGCAGTTCCAACGCCCTGCTTTATAAAATGATCGCAGCATAA
- a CDS encoding iron chelate uptake ABC transporter family permease subunit, with protein MTRSIIKMKKPPANALSQKRSGPVKDPGFTRLVTGLGLVMVMAMGFRLNILSLGDIQSQSLGLVPKPHRRLFILVSSLVVAAIVSACGQIAWIGLIIPHMARSIAGPKHERMIPVTALLGAIALVLADTAARSMTTSEIPVGIITALAGAPVFGFLLYKNRGAGWI; from the coding sequence ATGACCAGGTCAATTATTAAAATGAAAAAACCACCTGCCAACGCCCTTTCCCAAAAAAGAAGCGGGCCCGTAAAAGACCCTGGATTTACCCGGCTTGTGACAGGACTGGGCCTGGTCATGGTCATGGCCATGGGGTTCAGACTCAACATTCTCTCCCTGGGGGATATCCAGTCCCAATCTTTAGGCTTGGTTCCCAAACCCCACAGACGGCTGTTCATTCTGGTCAGCTCCCTGGTGGTGGCGGCCATTGTCTCTGCCTGCGGGCAGATTGCCTGGATCGGTCTTATCATTCCCCACATGGCCAGGAGCATAGCCGGACCAAAGCATGAACGCATGATTCCGGTCACGGCCCTTTTGGGTGCCATTGCCCTGGTTCTGGCCGATACCGCAGCCAGATCCATGACCACCTCTGAAATTCCCGTGGGCATTATCACGGCCCTGGCAGGCGCCCCGGTATTTGGATTTTTATTGTACAAAAACAGGGGGGCCGGATGGATTTAA
- a CDS encoding DUF898 domain-containing protein: MHEIQFSGTAGEYFKIWIVNLFLTIITCGIYAAWAKVRTRQYFYANTTIAGHPFDYLANPVNILKGHLIVGALFICYLVTEQFSPEWAFVLIGLFYMVFPFLAYKSIQFYTHNSAHRNIRFTFKGTLKQSYQLFLLKPLVIPLTLGLYFPRWIYQRKKWVFGHSGFGSTMNEFSASSKVFYKAYIFASIQFILIFAIPLCIMIAFVFMTEGMSSSQSIKNPQMLSMASLSILASYTGVILAGAVSQQYIFSTITNHCWNSSRLGHVFINSRLKTGRLVFIQVTNILAILFSLGLMMPWAKIRRTRYILESLSIETGQSLDEFTAGNQEEVTAVGDAAVDFFDFEIGL; the protein is encoded by the coding sequence ATCCATGAAATTCAATTTTCAGGCACTGCCGGAGAATACTTTAAAATCTGGATTGTGAATCTGTTTTTAACCATTATCACCTGCGGCATATACGCTGCCTGGGCCAAGGTCAGAACCCGGCAATATTTTTATGCCAACACCACCATTGCAGGTCACCCGTTTGACTATCTTGCCAACCCTGTCAACATCCTCAAAGGCCACCTGATCGTGGGCGCCTTGTTTATCTGCTATCTGGTAACTGAGCAGTTCAGCCCTGAATGGGCCTTTGTCTTGATCGGCCTCTTTTATATGGTTTTTCCCTTTCTGGCCTATAAATCCATACAATTTTACACCCATAACTCGGCCCACCGAAATATCCGGTTCACATTCAAGGGCACCCTGAAACAGAGTTATCAATTGTTCCTGCTCAAGCCGCTGGTCATCCCCCTGACCCTTGGGCTCTATTTTCCCCGCTGGATCTACCAGCGGAAAAAATGGGTTTTCGGTCATTCAGGCTTCGGGTCCACCATGAACGAATTCTCGGCCAGTTCCAAGGTGTTCTACAAAGCCTATATTTTTGCCTCCATTCAATTTATCCTGATCTTTGCGATCCCCCTATGCATCATGATCGCCTTTGTCTTTATGACAGAGGGAATGTCCTCATCCCAATCCATTAAAAACCCTCAAATGCTGAGTATGGCAAGTCTCTCAATTTTGGCCAGTTACACGGGGGTGATTCTGGCAGGTGCTGTCTCCCAGCAATATATCTTTTCAACAATTACCAATCACTGCTGGAATTCAAGCCGCCTTGGCCATGTTTTTATCAACAGCCGCCTGAAAACCGGGCGGCTTGTTTTTATCCAAGTCACCAATATCCTGGCCATCCTTTTTTCATTAGGGCTGATGATGCCCTGGGCAAAAATCAGAAGAACCCGCTATATCCTGGAATCCCTCTCAATTGAAACCGGCCAGTCCCTGGATGAATTTACAGCCGGAAACCAAGAAGAGGTGACGGCAGTCGGGGATGCTGCCGTGGATTTCTTTGATTTTGAAATTGGATTATAA
- a CDS encoding IS630 family transposase, whose product MTGYRERSDSKRKAYLRLRERYVRRCKTFVYVDESGFSPYTTRRYGYALKGQRVHGLIAGTKHPRTSLIAARIEYSFEEPFLFQGTCNADIFNAWIEHQLSPHLNDNHVVVMDNASFHKGEETKYLIERTGAALLFLPPYSPDLNPIEHDFAALKTIREYNENETIDEIIRMYK is encoded by the coding sequence ATGACGGGATACAGGGAGCGAAGCGACAGCAAAAGAAAGGCATATCTTCGTCTTCGTGAACGTTATGTACGTCGTTGCAAAACGTTTGTTTATGTTGATGAAAGCGGCTTTTCGCCTTATACAACCCGTCGCTATGGATATGCTCTCAAAGGGCAGCGTGTTCATGGTTTGATTGCAGGAACAAAGCACCCTCGAACGTCTTTGATTGCTGCCCGCATCGAATATAGTTTTGAAGAACCATTTTTGTTTCAGGGAACATGCAATGCGGATATCTTTAATGCTTGGATCGAACACCAGTTGAGTCCACATCTGAACGATAATCATGTCGTTGTGATGGATAACGCATCCTTCCACAAGGGCGAAGAAACCAAATATTTGATCGAAAGAACTGGTGCAGCTCTTTTGTTTTTGCCCCCGTATTCACCGGATCTCAATCCGATTGAACACGATTTTGCGGCCCTAAAAACCATCCGTGAATACAATGAAAACGAAACGATTGATGAAATTATCAGGATGTATAAATAA